In the genome of Carnobacterium pleistocenium FTR1, one region contains:
- a CDS encoding formate--tetrahydrofolate ligase has protein sequence MEFKTDVQIAQEAKMEPIIGVAEKLGINSEAIEQYGKYKAKINETEIADLDTRKDGKLILVTAITPTPAGEGKTTTVVGLGDGLQKIGKKAAIALREPSLGPVFGMKGGAAGGGYAQVVPMEDLNLHFTGDFHAISAANNLLAAMLDNHIHHGNSLAIDTRNITWKRVVDMNDRQLRFIVDGLNGKTNGVPREDGFTITVASEIMAILCLSMNMEEMKSKLKAIIVGYNTAGQPVTAGDLKAHGAMAVLLKDALKPNMVQTLEHTPAFVHGGPFANIAHGCNSIKATRLALKYADYVVTEAGFGADLGAEKFMDIKCRLSGLEPAAVVVVATVRALKMHGGMAKKELITENLVALEAGLPNLMKHIENMQTVFGMPTVVAINKFPTDTAEELALVEQKCQELGVHVVLSDVWENGGNGGQDLARAVVELAEQESTLTFAYELEDTLVDKMTKVVQKVYGGEGILLAPGVKREINRLEALGFGNLPICMAKTQYSFSDDKNKLGRPKDFTVTIKKVTVSAGAGFVVVLTGDIMTMPGLPKVPAAEAIDLLADGRVIGLF, from the coding sequence GTGGAATTTAAAACGGATGTACAGATTGCCCAAGAAGCTAAAATGGAACCGATAATAGGAGTAGCTGAAAAGTTAGGAATCAATAGTGAAGCTATCGAACAATATGGAAAGTATAAAGCTAAAATAAATGAAACAGAAATTGCTGATTTAGATACGAGAAAAGATGGAAAATTGATTTTGGTGACGGCTATTACGCCTACCCCGGCTGGAGAAGGCAAAACAACTACAGTAGTAGGATTAGGAGATGGCCTTCAAAAAATAGGCAAGAAAGCAGCTATTGCTTTAAGAGAACCTTCGTTAGGACCGGTATTTGGTATGAAAGGCGGTGCAGCTGGAGGAGGGTATGCTCAAGTTGTACCAATGGAAGATTTAAACCTGCACTTCACAGGTGATTTTCATGCGATCAGTGCAGCTAACAATTTATTAGCTGCTATGCTGGATAATCATATTCATCACGGCAATTCACTAGCAATCGATACTCGAAACATCACGTGGAAACGGGTAGTCGATATGAATGATCGGCAATTACGTTTTATTGTTGATGGTTTAAATGGTAAAACAAATGGTGTCCCGCGCGAAGATGGATTTACCATTACTGTGGCCTCTGAAATTATGGCTATCTTATGCTTGTCCATGAATATGGAAGAAATGAAATCAAAGTTAAAAGCCATTATTGTAGGGTATAATACAGCCGGACAACCGGTTACAGCTGGAGACTTAAAAGCACACGGAGCCATGGCTGTTTTATTAAAAGATGCATTGAAGCCAAATATGGTTCAGACATTGGAGCATACGCCGGCTTTTGTTCATGGCGGTCCATTTGCAAATATTGCACATGGTTGTAATAGCATCAAAGCAACAAGATTGGCATTGAAATACGCTGATTATGTAGTGACGGAAGCAGGTTTTGGAGCTGACTTAGGGGCAGAAAAATTCATGGATATCAAATGCCGCTTATCAGGTTTAGAACCAGCAGCCGTTGTTGTTGTAGCAACGGTTAGAGCTTTGAAGATGCATGGTGGGATGGCTAAAAAAGAATTGATAACAGAAAATCTCGTAGCACTTGAAGCCGGGCTACCGAATTTGATGAAGCACATTGAAAATATGCAAACGGTATTTGGCATGCCGACCGTTGTAGCGATCAATAAATTCCCCACAGATACTGCGGAAGAATTAGCTTTAGTGGAACAGAAATGTCAAGAACTTGGCGTCCATGTTGTTTTGTCAGATGTTTGGGAAAACGGCGGCAATGGTGGTCAAGATTTAGCTAGAGCAGTTGTAGAGCTTGCGGAGCAAGAAAGTACATTAACATTTGCTTATGAGCTAGAAGATACGCTGGTTGATAAAATGACTAAAGTCGTCCAGAAAGTATATGGCGGTGAAGGAATCCTTTTAGCTCCTGGAGTGAAAAGAGAAATCAATCGTTTAGAGGCGCTTGGATTTGGGAATTTACCGATTTGTATGGCAAAAACGCAGTATTCTTTTTCAGATGATAAAAATAAATTAGGCCGTCCAAAAGATTTCACGGTTACTATCAAAAAAGTGACCGTTTCTGCCGGAGCAGGCTTTGTTGTTGTATTAACTGGGGATATCATGACCATGCCAGGTTTACCTAAAGTGCCAGCAGCTGAAGCGATAGATCTTTTGGCTGATGGAAGAGTCATTGGATTATTTTAA
- a CDS encoding acyl-CoA thioesterase, whose protein sequence is MEKEFDLYEHQAHYYETDQMGIIHHSNYIRWFEEARTNLLDQMNFGYDQMEKLGIIIPVLAITCTYKSMVHYNDHVYIIPKIEAFNGIRLTISYQIVDKGTGELRTTGESKHCFLDKNNRPISLKKQQPKIYELFDTYLGVDFSK, encoded by the coding sequence ATGGAAAAAGAATTCGACTTATACGAACATCAAGCGCACTATTATGAAACAGACCAGATGGGAATCATTCATCATTCGAATTATATTCGTTGGTTTGAAGAAGCCAGAACCAATTTATTGGATCAAATGAATTTTGGCTATGATCAAATGGAAAAACTCGGGATCATCATTCCCGTATTAGCTATTACTTGTACTTACAAATCAATGGTCCACTACAATGATCATGTTTACATTATTCCTAAAATTGAAGCATTTAATGGTATTCGTTTAACTATCTCTTATCAAATAGTAGATAAAGGAACTGGCGAATTACGAACGACCGGCGAAAGCAAACATTGCTTTTTAGATAAAAACAATCGACCTATTTCATTAAAAAAACAACAGCCAAAAATATATGAGCTGTTTGATACTTATTTAGGAGTCGATTTCTCAAAGTAA
- a CDS encoding 5-formyltetrahydrofolate cyclo-ligase: protein MTEKEDKQGLRQKMISFLKSISITEKIAIEKKLEENLFQSKEWQEAERVGVTLAQGFEWNTLGIVERAWQEGKQVCAPKCIPQQKAMIFYDFTNLEQLEKGFHNLVEPKPEETKEVSKTSIDLILVPGLIFDKKGYRIGFGGGYYDRFLKDFSKHTIALIYSKQVRTGLPIESFDVPVRKIITEINA from the coding sequence ATGACCGAAAAAGAAGATAAACAAGGGTTACGTCAAAAAATGATTTCTTTCTTAAAAAGTATTTCTATAACAGAAAAAATTGCTATTGAAAAAAAGTTAGAAGAAAATTTATTTCAATCAAAAGAATGGCAAGAAGCTGAGCGTGTAGGAGTTACACTTGCGCAAGGATTTGAATGGAATACGCTGGGTATTGTTGAGCGGGCCTGGCAAGAAGGCAAACAGGTTTGTGCTCCTAAATGTATTCCACAACAAAAGGCGATGATTTTTTATGACTTTACAAATTTGGAGCAATTAGAAAAGGGATTCCATAACCTTGTTGAGCCTAAACCTGAAGAGACAAAAGAAGTCAGTAAAACAAGTATTGATTTAATATTAGTCCCCGGTTTGATTTTTGACAAAAAGGGGTATCGCATCGGTTTTGGTGGAGGGTATTATGATCGTTTTTTAAAAGACTTCTCCAAGCATACAATCGCACTTATTTATTCAAAACAAGTACGCACTGGGCTTCCAATTGAATCTTTTGATGTACCTGTCCGAAAAATAATCACTGAAATAAATGCATAA
- a CDS encoding exonuclease SbcCD subunit D, giving the protein MRLLHTADWHIGKIVNEMSMLEDQEYFLDQLIEKLKTIEVDALIMAGDLYDRAIPSKEAVTLANKVLTRLVQEVKLPVLVIAGNHDSNERVEYGADLLATNQLYIEGTVKEVTRKATIKGVNFYLLPFADYAYIRELLQDETIKSLEDAARVQIEIIKKEMDPTEINVLIAHGYVINLNHDTSETTDSERPLSIGTAEYVSVELFEDFDYVALGHLHKAQKVKHDRIRYSGSILKYSKSEAVHKKQVSLVTLEKNQVAIEPIFIEAKRDMRIVKGFFDVLMEQKSDDYVFFELLDENFVMDAMNQLRRRYPNAMGLEYAAKKERAEGESAMHQAQLEKLAVQDIFADFYAHYKEKELTIEHKGIINKILHQMERGE; this is encoded by the coding sequence ATGCGATTATTACATACAGCAGACTGGCATATTGGGAAAATAGTGAATGAAATGTCGATGCTAGAAGACCAAGAATATTTTCTAGATCAACTGATTGAAAAATTGAAAACGATAGAAGTAGATGCGCTGATCATGGCAGGCGATTTATATGACCGTGCCATACCTTCAAAAGAGGCCGTTACTTTAGCTAATAAAGTATTGACCCGTCTCGTTCAAGAAGTCAAATTGCCCGTTTTAGTTATTGCTGGAAATCATGACAGCAATGAACGTGTGGAGTATGGAGCAGATCTGTTAGCCACTAATCAGTTATATATTGAAGGAACTGTAAAAGAAGTGACCCGGAAAGCAACTATCAAAGGAGTCAATTTTTATTTGCTACCGTTTGCGGACTATGCTTATATCAGAGAGTTGCTACAAGATGAGACTATTAAAAGTTTAGAAGATGCCGCGAGAGTACAAATCGAAATCATAAAAAAAGAAATGGATCCAACGGAAATCAATGTGCTGATCGCTCATGGATACGTGATCAATTTAAACCACGATACATCTGAAACAACTGATTCGGAAAGGCCACTCAGTATTGGAACAGCTGAATATGTCAGTGTTGAATTATTTGAAGATTTTGATTATGTTGCTTTAGGTCATTTGCATAAAGCTCAAAAAGTAAAACACGATCGTATACGTTACAGTGGGTCAATATTAAAATACTCTAAATCAGAAGCCGTCCATAAAAAACAAGTATCATTAGTGACGTTAGAAAAAAATCAAGTTGCGATTGAACCAATATTTATCGAGGCTAAACGTGATATGCGAATCGTAAAAGGTTTCTTTGATGTACTAATGGAACAAAAATCGGATGACTATGTATTTTTTGAACTACTAGATGAGAATTTCGTTATGGATGCGATGAATCAACTGCGACGCCGCTATCCAAATGCAATGGGTTTGGAATATGCAGCTAAGAAAGAGCGAGCAGAAGGTGAGTCAGCTATGCATCAAGCACAATTGGAAAAATTAGCGGTCCAAGATATTTTTGCGGATTTTTATGCTCATTACAAAGAAAAAGAATTAACAATCGAGCACAAAGGCATTATTAATAAAATACTGCATCAAATGGAAAGAGGCGAGTAA